The following are encoded together in the Tripterygium wilfordii isolate XIE 37 chromosome 3, ASM1340144v1, whole genome shotgun sequence genome:
- the LOC119994977 gene encoding serine/threonine-protein kinase BRI1-like 2 — protein MEIHISLHLAITCLFMLFVSASGNGQGLVPSIKTDAAALLMFKKMIQMDPNGVLSGWTLERNPCKWYGVQCSQGRATQLDLTGCNLTGIISFDPLGSIDMLFTLKLSSNSFVVNSTSLLQLPSSLQQLELSLAGLVGLVPENFFSKYPNLVYVSLSHNNLTGFLPDDILLSADKLQALDLSFNNITGSISGLKIENSCNSLLQLDLSGNHIADFIPSSLSNCTNLNTLNLSFNMLKGEIPRSFGKLSSLKRLDLSHNHITGWIPSDLGNACVSLLELKLSSNNLSGSIPNSLSSCSWLQNLDLSDNNISGPIPDSVLQNLGSIESLLLSNNKISGPFPSSISACKLLRILDFSANRFSGIIPPDICPGAASLEELRAADNLITGTIPAQLSQCLKIKTLDFSLNYLNGSIPAELGNLQNLEQLIAWFNGLEGKIPTELGKCKNLKDLILNNNHLTGEIPVELFSCSNLEWISLTSNGITGKIPMEIGNLSRLAVLQLANNSLSGEIPVELGNCNSLVWLDLNSNRLTGEMPPRLGRQLGSKSLGGILSANTLVFVRNVGNSCKGVGGLLEFAGIRPERLLQVQTLKTCDFTRMYSGAVLSRFTQYETLEYLDLSYNELRGKMPDEIGQMVALQVLELSHNQLSGEIPSSLGQLKNLGVFDASHNRLQGQIPESFSNLSFLVQIDLSYNELTGPIPQRGQLSTLPATQYAHNPGLCGVPLPECRPYSQVVPSPPSDYGKGGQRTGTPWLNSIVLGILISVASLCILIVWAVAMRVRHKEAEEAKMLSSLQASHAATTWKIEKEKEPLSINVATFQRQLKKLKFSQLIEATNGFSGASLIGSGGFGEVFKATLKDGTSVAIKKLIRLSCQGDREFMAEMETLGKIKHKNLVPLLGYCKIGEERLLVYEFMEFGSLEEMLHGRTKTRDRRILTWEERKKIARGAAKGLCFLHHNCIPHIIHRDMKSSNVLLDHEMEARVSDFGMARLISALDTHLSVSTLAGTPGYVPPEYYQSFRCTAKGDVYSFGVVLLELLTGKRPTDKEDFGDSNLVGWVKMKAREGKQMEVIDPELLLVTTGTDEADAEEVKEMVRYLEIALQCVDDFPSKRPSMLQAVAMLRELMSGSTNGSSNSA, from the coding sequence ATGGAGATTCATATTTCTCTTCATCTTGCTATTACATGCTTATTCATGCTATTTGTTTCAGCTTCTGGGAATGGTCAAGGACTTGTTCCATCAATCAAGACTGATGCAGCTGCCCTGCTTATGTTCAAGAAGATGATTCAGATGGACCCAAATGGAGTTTTGTCAGGTTGGACTCTTGAAAGGAATCCATGCAAGTGGTATGGAGTTCAATGCTCTCAAGGAAGAGCCACTCAACTTGATCTCACTGGGTGTAATCTCACTGGTATCATCTCCTTTGATCCTTTGGGTTCTATAGATATGCTATTCACTCTGAAATTGTCTTCGAATTCGTTCGTTGTAAACTCAACTTCTCTGCTTCAACTACCTTCCTCGTTGCAGCAGCTTGAGCTTTCTTTAGCTGGACTTGTAGGTCTGGTTCCAGAGAACTTTTTCTCAAAGTACCCCAATCTTGTTTATGTGAGTCTTTCTCACAATAATTTAACAGGTTTTTTACCTGATGATATTTTGTTGAGTGCTGATAAGCTTCAGGCTCTTGACCTCTCTTTCAACAATATTACAGGGTCAATTTCAGGTTTGAAAATCGAAAATTCTTGCAATTCCTTATTGCAACTTGATCTTTCTGGAAATCATATAGCAGACTTCATTCCTTCCTCGCTTTCAAACTGTACAAATCTCAACACTCTGAATTTGTCGTTCAATATGCTTAAGGGAGAGATCCCACGATCTTTCGGTAAACTAAGCAGTTTAAAAAGACTTGATCTCTCCCATAACCATATCACAGGTTGGATCCCTTCTGACTTGGGGAATGCATGTGTTTCATTGTTAGAGCTGAAGCTTTCTTCTAACAACCTTTCTGGCTCAATCCcaaattctctctcttcatGCTCTTGGCTGCAAAATCTAGATTTGTCTGACAACAATATATCAGGTCCCATCCCAGATTCCGTCTTACAAAACCTTGGTTCAATAGAGAGCCTGCTATTGAGCAATAATAAGATTTCTGGACCATTTCCTTCATCCATCTCAGCTTGCAAATTATTACGCATTTTGGACTTCAGTGCCAACAGATTTTCTGGTATCATCCCACCAGACATATGTCCAGGAGCAGCCTCGCTTGAAGAGCTACGAGCAGCAGATAATCTCATCACAGGAACAATACCAGCCCAACTATCGCAATGTTTGAAGATAAAGACTCTTGATTTCAGCCTAAACTATCTGAATGGTTCAATCCCCGCAGAGCTTGGAAATCTTCAGAATCTCGAGCAACTAATAGCATGGTTTAATGGGTTGGAAGGGAAGATCCCAACAGAATTGGGAAAATGCAAGAATCTGAAGGATCTCATTCTCAACAACAACCATCTAACTGGTGAAATTCCAGTTGAATTATTTAGCTGCAGTAATCTTGAATGGATATCCCTCACCAGCAATGGAATCACTGGAAAAATCCCAATGGAAATAGGAAACTTATCAAGGCTTGCTGTTCTGCAGCTTGCAAATAATAGTTTGAGCGGCGAGATTCCAGTAGAGCTAGGAAATTGTAACAGCTTGGTTTGGCTAGACTTGAATAGCAACAGGCTTACTGGAGAAATGCCACCAAGACTAGGTAGGCAACTTGGTTCAAAATCATTGGGAGGAATTCTATCAGCAAATACATTGGTGTTTGTACGGAATGTAGGGAATTCATGTAAAGGAGTTGGAGGCCTGTTGGAGTTTGCTGGAATTCGACCTGAAAGATTGTTGCAGGTTCAGACATTAAAGACTTGTGATTTCACGAGAATGTATTCTGGTGCAGTTCTAAGTCGTTTTACACAGTACGAAACTCTGGAGTATCTCGATCTCTCATACAATGAGCTTCGAGGGAAAATGCCAGATGAAATTGGGCAAATGGTTGCCTTACAAGTGCTCGAATTATCTCACAACCAGCTATCTGGAGAGATTCCCTCATCACTTGGCCAGCTCAAGAATTTAGGTGTATTTGATGCATCCCATAATAGATTGCAGGGTCAAATCCCTGAGTCATTCTCAAACCTTTCTTTCTTGGTGCAAATTGATCTGTCATATAACGAATTGACAGGACCAATTCCACAGAGGGGACAGCTCAGTACACTTCCAGCCACCCAGTATGCGCACAACCCAGGACTATGTGGAGTTCCACTGCCTGAATGCCGGCCTTATAGCCAAGTAGTGCCTAGTCCACCTTCAGATTACGGCAAAGGAGGCCAAAGGACTGGAACACCATGGCTTAACAGCATTGTCTTGGGGATTCTCATTTCTGTTGCTTCTCTTTGCATTCTAATTGTATGGGCAGTTGCAATGCGTGTGAGGCACAAGGAAGCAGAGGAAGCCAAGATGCTTAGCAGCTTGCAAGCATCCCATGCAGCCACAACATGGAAAATTGAGAAGGAGAAAGAACCACTGAGCATTAATGTAGCTACTTTCCAGAGGCAGCTAAAGAAGCTCAAATTCTCTCAACTCATTGAGGCCACAAATGGTTTCTCTGGTGCAAGTCTCATTGGCTCTGGAGGGTTTGGGGAAGTTTTCAAGGCAACATTGAAGGACGGTACAAGTGTGGCAATCAAGAAGCTTATACGATTGAGCTGCCAAGGTGATCGAGAATTCATGGCAGAAATGGAAACTCTAGGGAAGATAAAGCATAAGAATCTAGTTCCCCTGTTAGGCTATTGCAAAATTGGTGAAGAGAGGCTTCTAGTCTATGAGTTCATGGAGTTTGGAAGCCTCGAGGAAATGCTTCATGGAAGAACTAAGACACGTGATCGACGAATCCTGACttgggaggaaagaaaaaagattgcAAGAGGCGCAGCAAAAGGACTTTGTTTTTTACACCATAACTGCATTCCACACATTATACACCGAGATATGAAGTCTAGCAATGTACTGCTAGACCATGAAATGGAAGCAAGGGTATCAGACTTTGGAATGGCAAGACTCATAAGTGCACTTGACACTCATCTTAGTGTCAGTACACTCGCGGGAACACCAGGATATGTGCCGCCTGAGTACTACCAAAGCTTCCGGTGCACTGCAAAGGGTGATGTCTACTCATTTGGGGTTGTTTTATTGGAACTCCTGACTGGGAAACGCCCAACTGATAAGGAGGATTTcggagacagtaacttggtggGATGGGTGAAAATGAAAGCGAGAGAAGGAAAACAAATGGAAGTAATAGACCCAGAGTTGCTATTAGTGACAACAGGAACAGATGAAGCAGACGCAGAAGAGGTTAAAGAAATGGTCAGGTATTTGGAAATAGCATTGCAGTGTGTGGATGACTTTCCATCCAAGAGGCCTAGTATGCTGCAGGCGGTGGCAATGTTGAGAGAATTGATGTCTGGATCAACCAATGGAAGCAGCAACAGTGCTTGA